Proteins found in one Prosthecobacter sp. genomic segment:
- a CDS encoding DUF4350 domain-containing protein has product MRRFAVRGLMALLASLILCGCSGKWEDYEKTLGYRGRARVNPFLAAERLLDELGHDAHGAKSLTKMPSHDAVILVSGENGLPEGRARQLLRWTFSGGHLIYCLGGTRPYNDFETQYGSFIAAMLLEEEKDPVLEQLGVGVQKRLPDDEIKELAKDMLNKEGVKDSKKAAPPAKKDETKKDDTKKKKKQPEDDEDEEAWLESVQEVTWNGQTYKLSLGGYQHLILKRKLRSGEFSAGSKNESLALHLNHGMGSVTLLAHARPFRNRWIGERDHARWLSALVGEHGSKEVLFVAATTGSFMALLWQHGWMALVVLALCLIFWLWQQMPRFGPLAEVELDSTRHFASHIGALGEFFWRMRRGALLVNAARDAVWERVRERHRSLDDGSRKMNDHLAEEIARRAGLPVKRVAAAFDVAPPESAHNFVTLMRDLQAIRRAL; this is encoded by the coding sequence ATGAGACGATTCGCGGTTCGCGGTTTGATGGCGCTTTTAGCGTCGCTGATTCTCTGCGGGTGCAGCGGGAAATGGGAGGATTATGAAAAGACGCTTGGCTATCGCGGCAGGGCACGGGTGAATCCGTTTCTCGCGGCGGAACGCCTGCTGGATGAGCTCGGTCACGATGCGCATGGCGCGAAGTCGCTCACGAAAATGCCCTCGCACGATGCCGTGATCCTGGTCTCGGGTGAGAACGGGCTTCCCGAGGGCCGTGCCAGGCAGTTGCTGCGCTGGACCTTCAGCGGCGGGCACCTCATCTACTGCCTCGGCGGCACACGGCCCTACAACGATTTTGAAACGCAGTACGGCTCGTTCATTGCCGCCATGCTGCTGGAGGAGGAAAAAGATCCGGTGCTGGAGCAGCTCGGCGTCGGTGTGCAAAAGCGTCTCCCGGATGATGAGATCAAGGAACTGGCCAAAGACATGCTGAACAAGGAAGGCGTGAAAGATAGCAAGAAGGCCGCGCCGCCTGCCAAAAAAGATGAAACCAAGAAAGACGACACGAAGAAAAAGAAGAAGCAACCCGAGGATGATGAGGATGAGGAAGCGTGGCTCGAATCCGTGCAGGAAGTGACGTGGAACGGCCAGACCTACAAGCTCAGTCTCGGTGGTTACCAGCATCTGATCCTCAAACGCAAGTTGCGCTCTGGCGAGTTCTCCGCCGGATCGAAGAACGAGTCATTGGCGCTGCATTTGAATCACGGCATGGGCAGCGTCACGCTGCTGGCGCATGCGCGGCCCTTCCGCAACCGCTGGATCGGCGAACGCGATCACGCGCGCTGGCTTTCTGCGCTGGTGGGAGAGCACGGCTCCAAGGAGGTGCTGTTTGTGGCCGCCACCACCGGCAGTTTCATGGCGCTGCTCTGGCAGCACGGCTGGATGGCGCTCGTGGTGCTGGCGCTGTGCCTCATTTTCTGGCTCTGGCAGCAGATGCCGCGTTTTGGGCCGCTGGCGGAGGTGGAACTCGATTCCACACGTCATTTTGCCAGCCACATCGGCGCGCTGGGCGAATTTTTCTGGCGCATGCGCCGTGGTGCGCTGCTCGTGAATGCCGCGCGTGATGCCGTGTGGGAGCGGGTGCGCGAACGGCACCGCTCGCTCGATGACGGCAGCCGCAAAATGAACGATCACCTCGCCGAGGAAATCGCCCGCCGCGCCGGACTGCCGGTCAAACGTGTCGCCGCCGCCTTTGATGTGGCACCGCCTGAGAGCGCCCACAACTTCGTCACCCTCATGCGCGATCTTCAGGCCATCCGCCGCGCGCTTTGA
- a CDS encoding KilA-N domain-containing protein yields the protein MKRTQKTTIDVQGAAITILKHNESDYISLTDMTKKFGDDTLIYSWLRNRNTLEFIGIWEQIHNPGFKPLEFETFKTQAGLNSFSMTPRKWVDATAAIGIQSRAGRYGGGTFAHQDIAFEFGSWLSPEFKLYLIKEFQRLKEDENRRLSLDWNLNRTLSKLNYRIHTDAIKTHLIPPEVTPQQAAFTYASEADVLNVALFGRTAKQWREANPKLEGNMREYATVEQLLVLANIEGMNAEFIHMKLPQGERLKRLNQIAIRQMQTLTSPKLKFPSTSAE from the coding sequence ATGAAACGCACCCAAAAAACCACCATTGACGTGCAGGGAGCCGCCATCACGATCCTGAAGCACAACGAAAGCGACTATATATCGCTCACCGACATGACGAAGAAATTTGGTGATGACACGCTGATCTATAGCTGGCTGAGGAACCGCAACACGCTGGAGTTCATCGGTATTTGGGAGCAAATCCACAATCCCGGTTTTAAACCTCTCGAATTCGAGACCTTTAAAACCCAAGCAGGCTTGAACAGCTTCTCCATGACTCCCAGGAAGTGGGTGGACGCCACCGCGGCCATCGGCATACAATCCCGTGCCGGACGGTATGGAGGAGGAACCTTTGCCCACCAGGACATCGCCTTCGAGTTTGGTTCCTGGCTCAGTCCTGAGTTCAAGCTCTACCTCATCAAGGAATTTCAACGTCTCAAGGAGGACGAGAACCGCCGCCTTTCCCTCGACTGGAACCTGAACCGCACGCTCTCAAAGCTCAATTACCGCATCCACACCGACGCGATCAAGACGCACCTCATCCCGCCGGAGGTCACCCCGCAGCAGGCGGCCTTCACCTACGCCAGCGAGGCCGACGTGCTCAATGTCGCCCTGTTTGGGCGCACAGCGAAGCAGTGGCGGGAGGCAAATCCGAAATTGGAGGGCAACATGCGCGAGTATGCCACTGTGGAGCAATTGCTGGTGCTGGCGAACATTGAGGGAATGAACGCCGAGTTCATCCACATGAAGCTGCCTCAGGGAGAACGATTAAAACGCCTCAATCAGATCGCCATCCGCCAGATGCAGACAT